GTTTTGTAGGCAAACTGCGCCAGCAGCGCCGGGTCGGTGGTGATGCGGGCCGTGCCGTTGACCCGGAACGCTTCGGCCACACCCGGCACCAGAAACACGAGTGCCACCTGCGGACTCGCCAGAATGTTACGGACACTATCAATGCGGTTGTTGCCGGGGCGGTCGGGCAGCAGCAGGGTCTTTTCGTCGTGTACGTACACGACCTGCCCCACGTCGCCGCGCGGCGAGCAGTCCAGGCCGGTCGGCCCACGGGTCGCCAGCACCACCAGCGGCGACTGGGCAATGATGCGGGCAAAGTCGGTGCCGATGTGGTCACTGACCTTGCTGCTGACCAGCAGGCTGGGTTCGCGGTAAATCTGGCCTACGTTGTCGGCGGTGAGCAGGT
This portion of the Deinococcus rubellus genome encodes:
- a CDS encoding MSMEG_1061 family FMN-dependent PPOX-type flavoprotein, with protein sequence MQLDSAHLLTADNVGQIYREPSLLVSSKVSDHIGTDFARIIAQSPLVVLATRGPTGLDCSPRGDVGQVVYVHDEKTLLLPDRPGNNRIDSVRNILASPQVALVFLVPGVAEAFRVNGTARITTDPALLAQFAYKTQLPRSLIVIEVEEAFLHCGRALVRSDVWNAEKHVSPSVLPNFVQMLRDQTRVALPDDALVIEDR